Proteins from a genomic interval of Rickettsia sp. Oklahoma-10:
- a CDS encoding DUF2312 domain-containing protein yields the protein MSEVVVKEQLEQYISKIERLEQEKADLSEEIKDIFQDASAHGFDVKAMKSILKLKKLDKDKLAEQDAMLELYRDTLGI from the coding sequence ATGTCAGAAGTAGTAGTAAAAGAACAATTAGAGCAATATATAAGCAAAATAGAAAGATTAGAACAAGAAAAAGCTGATTTATCAGAGGAAATAAAAGATATTTTTCAAGATGCTTCTGCGCATGGATTTGACGTTAAAGCTATGAAATCTATATTGAAACTAAAGAAATTAGATAAAGATAAACTTGCCGAACAAGACGCTATGCTTGAGCTTTATAGAGATACTTTAGGAATTTGA
- the rplS gene encoding 50S ribosomal protein L19, translating into MNIIDSFEQESISKLTANKKIPYFEAGDTVKVTVKIIDRSIEKDGKEKLTERFQAYEGVVIAKRNRGITSSFLVRKISHGEGVERRFMTYSPIVHSIDVVKYGVVRRAKLYYLRNRSGKSARIKERYIPIAKTRAAKA; encoded by the coding sequence ATGAATATTATTGATAGTTTTGAACAAGAAAGTATTTCAAAACTTACGGCAAATAAAAAGATTCCTTATTTTGAAGCCGGCGATACAGTTAAGGTGACTGTTAAAATTATTGATAGATCAATTGAGAAAGACGGTAAGGAAAAACTAACGGAAAGATTCCAAGCTTATGAAGGTGTAGTGATTGCCAAAAGAAATCGTGGTATTACTTCTTCTTTTTTAGTGCGTAAAATTAGCCATGGAGAAGGTGTTGAAAGACGTTTTATGACTTACTCGCCGATAGTACATTCTATTGATGTAGTAAAGTACGGGGTGGTTCGTCGTGCTAAACTTTATTATTTAAGAAATAGAAGTGGTAAGTCAGCTAGAATTAAAGAGAGATATATCCCCATTGCTAAAACTAGGGCAGCAAAAGCGTAA
- the lepB gene encoding signal peptidase I — translation MQIDTKTKTHKTTAQEWKSFAFVVCIALLIRILIMEPFTVPTGSMKATILENDYIFSTKYSYGYSNYSLSFFDFIPLFKGRIFAHEPERGDIIVFRPPNDMSVRYIKRLIGLPGDKIQLIDDVIYINDKKIERTEVGTYISEEGRKYLKFKETLPNGRVYFSYKLAPVFGVISDDRYANTDVFYVPEGKYFFLGDNRDQSNDSRVNLGFVPFENFIAKAQFIWFSTKITLWDNDIGVINLILKLKPWIESIRLNRIFRNLYNMDE, via the coding sequence ATGCAAATAGATACAAAAACAAAAACTCATAAAACAACTGCTCAAGAATGGAAATCTTTTGCTTTTGTAGTATGTATTGCTTTACTGATTAGAATCCTTATTATGGAGCCGTTTACCGTTCCAACAGGTTCTATGAAAGCAACCATACTTGAGAATGATTATATATTTTCTACTAAATATAGTTATGGTTATAGTAATTATTCTTTATCTTTCTTTGATTTTATTCCTCTTTTTAAAGGGCGAATATTTGCTCATGAACCGGAGCGTGGCGATATTATAGTTTTTCGTCCACCTAATGATATGAGTGTTAGATATATAAAACGCTTAATAGGGTTACCTGGTGATAAAATTCAATTGATCGATGATGTGATATATATTAACGATAAAAAAATAGAACGCACGGAAGTTGGAACTTATATAAGTGAAGAAGGAAGAAAATATTTGAAATTTAAAGAAACATTGCCAAATGGTAGGGTATATTTTTCATATAAGCTTGCTCCTGTTTTTGGTGTTATATCTGATGATAGGTACGCTAATACAGATGTTTTTTATGTGCCAGAGGGAAAATATTTCTTTTTAGGCGATAATAGAGATCAATCAAATGATAGTAGAGTAAATCTTGGATTTGTACCGTTTGAAAATTTTATTGCTAAGGCACAATTTATTTGGTTCTCAACAAAAATAACTTTGTGGGATAATGATATAGGAGTTATTAATTTAATATTAAAGTTAAAACCATGGATTGAATCTATTAGATTAAATAGAATTTTTAGAAATCTTTATAATATGGATGAATAA
- the trmD gene encoding tRNA (guanosine(37)-N1)-methyltransferase TrmD gives MSILHAIILTVFPEMFPGTLGYSLAGQALHKNIWSYDVINIRDFGLTKHKNVDDEAYGGGDGLIMRPDVLGHSIDHALSLNPNAEIYYPSPRGRVFNQSFAKEMIKTKNLIFLCGRYEGIDERIIEEYNIMEISVGDYILSGGEIPTLTILDCLIRLLPGVLMNQNTLSSESFEEDGEFKGGLECSLYTRPEIWRGRKVPEILLSGNHKLINDWKREQSLMITKLRRPELLKDL, from the coding sequence ATGTCTATACTTCATGCTATAATCTTAACCGTTTTTCCTGAAATGTTTCCTGGGACTTTAGGGTATTCTTTAGCAGGGCAAGCACTGCACAAAAATATTTGGTCATATGATGTTATTAATATTCGGGATTTTGGTTTAACTAAGCATAAAAATGTTGATGATGAAGCTTACGGTGGAGGTGACGGGCTTATCATGCGTCCTGATGTGCTGGGGCATAGCATAGATCATGCTTTATCGTTAAATCCTAATGCTGAAATTTATTATCCTTCACCTCGTGGTAGAGTCTTTAATCAAAGCTTTGCTAAAGAAATGATAAAAACCAAAAACCTCATATTCTTATGCGGACGTTATGAAGGGATTGACGAACGTATAATTGAAGAGTATAATATCATGGAAATTAGTGTGGGTGATTATATTTTATCCGGTGGAGAAATACCTACCCTTACCATTCTTGATTGCTTAATTAGGTTACTTCCTGGGGTGTTGATGAATCAAAATACCTTATCTTCCGAGTCTTTTGAAGAAGACGGAGAATTTAAGGGAGGGCTTGAATGTAGTCTATATACAAGACCTGAAATTTGGCGTGGAAGAAAAGTACCTGAGATATTATTATCAGGTAATCATAAATTAATTAATGACTGGAAAAGAGAGCAGTCTCTTATGATTACTAAATTACGCCGTCCAGAGTTACTTAAAGATTTATAG
- the secF gene encoding protein translocase subunit SecF: protein MQFYPLKLLPNKIDFDFMNCKKVSYTFSIILSLISFIWIGIYKFNFGIDFAGGIVIEVRLDQTPDLPKMRQVLGDLGIGEVVLQNFGTEHDLSIRFGSSASNLMKNIELIKASLQNNFPYKFEYRKIDFVGPQVGKQLIEAGAMAMLFSFLAIMVYIWVRFEWYFGLGILIALVHDVIIALGFMSMTKLDFNLSTIAAVLTIIGYSVNDSVVIYDRIRENLRKYHKKNITEIINLSINETLSRTILTVITTLLANLALILFGGEAIHSFSVLVFFGIIAGTYSSIFISAPILTVFANKKKFNNKR, encoded by the coding sequence ATGCAATTTTATCCTTTAAAGCTTTTACCGAATAAAATCGATTTTGATTTTATGAATTGTAAAAAAGTCAGTTACACTTTTTCAATTATTTTATCACTTATCAGCTTTATTTGGATTGGTATATATAAATTTAATTTCGGTATTGATTTTGCCGGTGGTATAGTTATTGAAGTAAGGCTGGATCAAACTCCTGATTTGCCAAAAATGCGTCAAGTTCTAGGCGATCTTGGAATAGGTGAGGTGGTCTTACAAAATTTCGGTACTGAGCATGATTTATCAATTAGATTTGGTAGTAGTGCATCAAATCTTATGAAAAATATTGAGCTAATTAAAGCATCTTTGCAGAATAATTTTCCGTATAAGTTTGAATATCGTAAGATAGATTTTGTCGGTCCGCAGGTTGGTAAGCAGTTAATAGAAGCAGGGGCTATGGCAATGCTATTCTCTTTCTTAGCAATTATGGTTTATATTTGGGTACGGTTTGAATGGTATTTTGGTCTTGGTATACTTATTGCTTTAGTGCATGACGTAATAATTGCTCTTGGTTTTATGAGTATGACAAAGCTTGATTTTAACTTAAGTACTATTGCTGCAGTGTTAACTATTATAGGTTATTCCGTTAATGATTCGGTAGTAATATATGATAGGATTAGAGAGAATTTACGTAAATACCATAAAAAAAATATCACGGAAATTATTAATTTAAGTATTAACGAGACTTTATCGAGAACTATTTTAACGGTAATTACTACGCTACTTGCCAATTTAGCTCTTATTCTTTTTGGTGGGGAGGCGATTCATAGTTTTAGTGTACTTGTATTTTTTGGGATAATAGCCGGTACTTATTCATCAATTTTTATCTCTGCTCCGATACTTACAGTATTTGCTAATAAGAAGAAGTTTAATAATAAGAGGTAA
- a CDS encoding mitochondrial fission ELM1 family protein, translated as MKIYIFADDRTGNTHQTIALAEKLATDYTLIKLQYNCLAKLPNFLLKYYPIHIKSELLQDILNKSLPNMIITAGRRTTVLAFYLKKKFKNIKLIQIMQPNLPYNTFDAVILPYHDCHLSSCDLTTESNQNSKIINNINYFLDTLVKPWYDKVDSCFCWNNIKYKKIIPINGAINNVTDKFAAASLELQKYYPDLKQFITVIIGGNNKKFNFHEDEAILFSSLLNKIYTNQKIPFFISFSRRTPLEVKSIIKNNMPSSTIIYDPNKDIGYNPYIAMLANAKYIIVTADSISMCSEAASSGKPLYIFCPPNFNSAKHKIFIKQLVEQKIARIFNESVISLEEYNYKPLNEADRVAKIIKSLIK; from the coding sequence ATGAAAATATACATATTTGCAGATGATAGAACAGGCAACACACATCAGACCATTGCACTTGCAGAAAAATTAGCTACAGATTACACTTTAATTAAACTTCAATATAATTGCTTAGCTAAGCTACCGAACTTTTTACTAAAATATTATCCTATTCATATAAAAAGTGAACTATTGCAAGATATTTTGAATAAATCCCTGCCTAACATGATAATTACCGCTGGAAGGAGAACTACAGTACTGGCATTTTACTTAAAAAAGAAATTTAAAAACATCAAGTTAATACAAATAATGCAACCTAATCTTCCTTATAATACATTTGATGCCGTTATCCTGCCTTATCACGATTGTCATCTTTCATCCTGCGACTTAACAACGGAATCCAATCAAAATTCTAAAATAATTAATAATATAAATTATTTTCTAGATACCTTGGTCAAGCCATGGTATGACAAAGTGGATTCCTGCTTTTGCTGGAATAATATCAAATATAAAAAAATAATTCCCATCAATGGAGCTATCAACAACGTAACCGATAAGTTTGCTGCTGCAAGTCTAGAACTACAAAAATATTATCCTGATCTTAAACAATTTATTACAGTGATAATAGGCGGAAATAATAAAAAATTTAATTTTCATGAAGATGAAGCAATTTTATTTTCTTCATTATTAAATAAAATATATACTAATCAAAAAATACCTTTTTTCATTAGTTTCAGTAGACGTACTCCTTTAGAAGTGAAGTCCATTATTAAAAATAACATGCCGTCTTCCACAATTATTTATGACCCGAATAAAGATATAGGCTATAACCCTTATATTGCTATGCTTGCTAATGCGAAGTACATAATAGTTACAGCCGATTCGATTTCAATGTGTAGCGAAGCAGCTTCAAGCGGTAAGCCTCTTTATATATTCTGCCCACCAAACTTTAATTCCGCAAAACATAAGATTTTTATAAAGCAATTAGTAGAGCAGAAAATAGCAAGAATTTTTAATGAGTCAGTTATTTCTCTAGAAGAATATAATTATAAACCTTTAAATGAAGCAGATCGAGTAGCTAAAATCATTAAATCTTTGATAAAATAA
- the nuoF gene encoding NADH-quinone oxidoreductase subunit NuoF, giving the protein MLKEEDKIFINLHGQQSHDLKSSKKRGDWANTKALLDKGRDFIIEEVKKSGLRGRGGAGFSTGMKWSFMPKNSEEPCYLVVNADESEPGTCKDRDILRCEPHKLIEGCLLASFAIGANNCYIYIRGEFYNEASNIQHALDEAYKEGLIGKNACGSGFDCNIYLHRGAGAYICGEETALLESLEGKKGMPRLKPPFPAGFGLYGCPTTINNVESIAVVPTILRRGANWFASIGKPNNTGTKVFCISGHVNKPCNVEEVMGIPLKELIEKYAGGVRGGWDNLKAIIPGGSSVPLIPKYICETVDMDFDSLRVAGSGLGTGGIIVMDKSTDIIYAIARLSKFYMHESCGQCTPCREGTGWMWRVMMRLVKGNAKKSEIDELLNVTTEIEGHTICALGDAAAWPIQGLVRHFRDEIEERILSIA; this is encoded by the coding sequence ATGTTAAAAGAAGAAGATAAAATTTTTATTAATCTACATGGTCAGCAAAGCCATGATTTAAAATCTAGTAAGAAACGTGGTGATTGGGCTAATACTAAAGCTTTGCTTGATAAAGGTAGAGACTTCATTATTGAAGAGGTCAAGAAATCAGGGCTTAGAGGGCGAGGTGGTGCAGGCTTTTCTACAGGTATGAAATGGTCTTTTATGCCCAAAAATTCGGAGGAACCTTGCTATTTAGTAGTAAATGCAGATGAGTCTGAGCCTGGTACATGCAAAGATCGGGATATATTAAGGTGTGAGCCGCATAAATTAATAGAAGGTTGTTTGCTTGCAAGTTTTGCTATAGGAGCAAATAATTGTTATATCTACATTAGAGGTGAATTTTATAATGAAGCTTCTAATATTCAGCATGCATTAGATGAAGCTTATAAAGAAGGATTAATAGGAAAGAATGCTTGCGGTTCAGGATTTGATTGTAATATTTATTTACACCGTGGAGCAGGGGCTTATATTTGCGGTGAAGAAACAGCACTGCTTGAAAGCTTAGAGGGTAAAAAAGGCATGCCACGGCTGAAGCCGCCTTTTCCTGCTGGCTTTGGGTTATATGGCTGTCCAACTACTATAAATAATGTTGAGTCTATCGCAGTAGTGCCGACCATTTTAAGACGTGGAGCTAATTGGTTTGCGTCCATTGGTAAGCCTAACAATACGGGAACTAAGGTTTTCTGCATATCAGGTCATGTTAACAAGCCTTGCAATGTTGAAGAAGTAATGGGGATTCCGTTAAAAGAATTGATTGAGAAATATGCTGGTGGTGTGCGAGGTGGTTGGGATAATCTTAAAGCCATAATTCCAGGCGGTTCTTCCGTTCCATTAATTCCGAAATATATCTGTGAAACTGTTGATATGGATTTTGATAGTTTGAGAGTTGCGGGTTCCGGACTCGGTACAGGCGGTATTATAGTGATGGATAAATCTACTGACATTATTTATGCAATAGCTAGGCTTAGTAAGTTTTATATGCATGAATCATGTGGGCAGTGTACTCCTTGTCGTGAGGGTACAGGTTGGATGTGGCGGGTTATGATGCGGTTAGTTAAAGGTAATGCCAAAAAATCTGAGATAGACGAACTTCTTAATGTTACAACAGAAATAGAGGGGCATACTATTTGTGCTTTAGGTGATGCGGCAGCTTGGCCGATTCAAGGACTGGTACGCCATTTTAGAGATGAGATTGAAGAGAGGATATTATCAATCGCGTAG
- a CDS encoding P-loop NTPase — translation MANLHQRQIIDKIQNITFKDGSFLKQVISNIVIKGNNIGFSINISGKEKLEAEEIRLKAINKLNEISGIGNITIVFTHHKTLEQKPQKPKHLVENVQKIILVASGKGGVGKSTIAALIAQQLSCENYRVGIVDADIYGPSIPHIFGINEVPKTIEGRIIPITAQNRYLSKCTYREEFERNTERTTAAYKEVCEDMSTGSMHKLPIEVKFWKISIIQIMSIGFFVKDHSAIIWRGPMASKTIYQLLSVTKWDNLDYLIIDMPPGTGDIHLSILENYHLDGVIIVTTPQKISEIDVIRSIDLYQKLGLPILGIIENMSYMLEDNSGNHLSQKYNIPLIAQIPITPQIANACDKSLPLTDLLTLPLEKYL, via the coding sequence ATGGCGAATTTACATCAAAGACAAATTATCGATAAGATTCAGAATATTACTTTTAAAGACGGTTCTTTTTTAAAACAAGTTATATCGAATATTGTAATTAAGGGTAATAATATAGGTTTCTCAATAAATATATCAGGTAAAGAAAAGTTAGAAGCTGAAGAAATCAGACTTAAAGCAATTAATAAACTTAACGAAATTTCTGGAATAGGTAATATAACAATTGTTTTTACACACCACAAAACTTTAGAACAAAAACCTCAAAAACCAAAACACTTGGTAGAAAACGTACAAAAAATTATCTTAGTAGCGTCAGGTAAAGGCGGAGTTGGCAAATCTACAATAGCAGCTCTTATTGCTCAGCAGTTAAGTTGCGAAAATTACCGAGTCGGGATAGTAGATGCTGATATTTACGGTCCGTCAATTCCTCACATCTTTGGCATTAACGAAGTGCCAAAAACCATTGAAGGTCGAATAATACCTATAACGGCACAAAATAGATATCTTTCCAAATGCACTTATAGAGAGGAATTTGAAAGAAATACGGAACGTACCACCGCAGCGTACAAAGAAGTATGTGAGGATATGAGTACCGGATCAATGCACAAATTACCTATAGAAGTAAAGTTTTGGAAGATATCTATTATTCAAATTATGTCTATAGGATTTTTTGTTAAAGATCATTCAGCTATTATTTGGCGTGGTCCTATGGCAAGTAAGACTATTTATCAATTATTATCAGTAACAAAATGGGATAACCTTGATTATTTAATTATCGATATGCCCCCTGGTACCGGTGATATTCATTTAAGTATCTTAGAGAATTATCATTTAGACGGCGTAATAATAGTCACTACTCCACAAAAAATATCAGAAATAGATGTAATACGTTCTATCGATTTATATCAAAAATTAGGACTACCTATACTTGGAATAATTGAAAATATGAGCTATATGCTTGAAGATAATAGTGGCAACCATCTATCACAAAAATATAATATACCTTTAATTGCTCAAATCCCAATCACACCACAAATAGCTAATGCTTGTGATAAATCACTACCCCTAACAGACTTATTAACACTACCTTTAGAGAAATATCTATAA
- the rnc gene encoding ribonuclease III → MSSFNELEKLLGYSFKNTKLLIEALSHPSLRQHHEYKDDKDYERLEFLGDAVLNLVITEILFSNFASYNEGNLAKIRSYLVCKATICMVGAKLALKDYIIMTHGEEVAGGRDNPNNIANATEALIAAIYLDSNIKTTHNVIGKLWAEFIKVQNLIDYDPKTALQEWAQASDRYLPIYRLIKREGAAHSSIFTVLVKVKDYEQVGIGYSIKEAEKNAARSLLHRLKND, encoded by the coding sequence ATGTCGTCATTTAACGAATTAGAAAAATTACTAGGCTATAGTTTCAAAAATACAAAGCTTTTAATAGAGGCGTTAAGTCATCCGTCTTTAAGGCAGCATCACGAGTACAAGGATGATAAAGATTATGAACGGTTGGAGTTTTTAGGTGATGCCGTATTAAATTTAGTAATCACAGAAATTTTATTTAGTAATTTTGCAAGTTATAATGAAGGGAATTTAGCTAAAATTAGATCATATTTGGTTTGCAAAGCAACAATATGTATGGTTGGTGCTAAGCTTGCTTTAAAAGATTATATAATTATGACTCATGGTGAAGAAGTAGCAGGGGGGCGTGATAACCCTAATAATATAGCAAATGCTACGGAAGCTTTGATTGCAGCTATATATCTTGATAGCAATATTAAGACAACCCATAATGTTATTGGGAAATTATGGGCAGAATTTATAAAAGTTCAGAATTTAATAGATTATGACCCAAAAACTGCTCTACAAGAATGGGCTCAAGCTAGTGATCGTTACCTACCTATATACCGTTTAATCAAAAGAGAAGGAGCTGCTCATTCATCGATTTTTACGGTTCTTGTGAAAGTAAAAGATTATGAACAAGTCGGTATAGGTTACTCGATAAAAGAAGCAGAGAAAAATGCAGCAAGAAGCTTATTACATAGGCTTAAAAATGATTAA
- the ruvC gene encoding crossover junction endodeoxyribonuclease RuvC codes for MIVIGIDPALVSLGWALVARQSTALKYLASGTIKTNSKDAIYYRLAFINSTLEKVILEYRPNMAAIEETFVNTNSVTSLKLGYVRGAIMSLIGRYNLGLQEFKPNTVKKTITGYGHAKKEQILHMIKLLLPGTPLITNSDEADAVAIAYTCLVTTNKLLK; via the coding sequence ATGATAGTAATTGGTATTGATCCAGCACTTGTGAGTCTTGGATGGGCATTAGTTGCAAGGCAGTCGACAGCATTGAAATATTTAGCCAGCGGTACGATAAAGACAAATAGCAAAGATGCAATTTATTATAGGCTTGCTTTTATCAATAGCACGTTAGAAAAAGTAATATTAGAATATCGGCCAAATATGGCAGCGATTGAAGAAACATTTGTTAATACTAATAGCGTGACTTCTTTAAAACTCGGCTATGTTAGAGGTGCGATAATGTCGCTGATCGGTAGATATAATTTGGGCTTACAAGAGTTTAAGCCAAATACGGTAAAAAAGACCATAACAGGATATGGTCATGCAAAGAAAGAACAAATTTTGCATATGATTAAACTCTTGCTGCCTGGAACTCCCTTAATTACTAACTCTGATGAAGCGGACGCTGTGGCAATCGCTTATACTTGCCTAGTTACTACAAATAAGTTATTAAAATGA
- the era gene encoding GTPase Era, with protein MIKQIQKTVSVCIIGRPNSGKSTLLNRIVGEKLSIVTPKVQTTRSIITGIITLKDTQVILYDTPGIFEPKGTLEKVMVRCAWSSLHNADLVMLIIDSLKPFDDVTYNILDKLRSLNIVPVFLLNKIDIKSKYLNNIKVFLMENHTDSLLFPISALSGKNIDRLLGYITSKAKIAPWLYAEDYITDLPMRFIAAEITREQLFLNLQQELPYKLTVQTEKWTELKDKSVKINQVIVVSRESYKTIILGKHGSRIKDIGAKSRMQMEQFFGCSFHLFLFVKVRELWENNQEFYQYMKI; from the coding sequence ATGATTAAACAAATTCAGAAAACAGTTTCAGTGTGTATCATCGGCAGACCAAATAGTGGTAAATCAACTTTATTAAACAGAATAGTTGGTGAGAAGCTTTCTATAGTTACGCCCAAAGTCCAAACAACTAGGTCAATTATTACTGGCATTATTACCTTAAAAGATACGCAGGTAATTTTATATGACACGCCTGGTATATTTGAGCCGAAAGGGACACTTGAGAAAGTGATGGTTAGATGTGCATGGTCAAGTTTACATAATGCAGATTTGGTTATGTTGATTATCGATAGTTTAAAACCGTTTGATGATGTAACGTATAATATTTTAGATAAGCTTCGCTCACTTAATATTGTACCAGTATTTTTATTGAATAAAATAGATATCAAATCAAAATATCTCAATAACATTAAAGTTTTTTTAATGGAAAATCATACTGATAGTTTGCTTTTTCCTATTTCTGCTTTATCAGGCAAAAATATTGATAGATTGCTTGGATATATAACAAGTAAAGCAAAAATTGCTCCTTGGCTTTATGCGGAAGATTACATAACGGATTTACCGATGCGTTTTATTGCAGCAGAAATTACAAGAGAGCAGTTATTTTTAAATTTGCAGCAAGAACTTCCGTATAAACTAACAGTGCAAACCGAAAAATGGACAGAGCTTAAAGACAAGTCTGTAAAAATTAATCAAGTTATAGTAGTTTCAAGAGAAAGCTATAAAACTATAATCCTTGGTAAACATGGCTCTAGAATCAAAGATATTGGGGCAAAATCCCGTATGCAAATGGAGCAGTTTTTTGGATGCTCCTTTCATTTATTTTTATTTGTTAAGGTGCGTGAGCTGTGGGAGAATAATCAAGAATTTTATCAGTATATGAAGATATGA